GGCTATAGTTGCCAGTGAAATGAAAGAGGTCAGTCCAAATATCTATGATGAGGTAAAAGAGATTATTGGAGATGTGCCTGTAAGAGAGGTAAGCCATGAGGAACTGAAGGCCATGACAAGGGAGAGCATGGCTGTGGTCCGGACAGGGGAATACACGTCTTATTGTAATATAATACTGAAATCCGGGGTGGTGTTCTGAATGCCGCTTCTTGAAATGGCAGGCATAACAAAAAAATTTCCTGGCGTAAAGGCTTTGGATAACGTCCAGCTTGTACTTGAAAAGGGCGAGGTGCTCTCACTTCTTGGGGAAAATGGTGCCGGCAAGTCCACACTTATGAAAATTTTAAGCGGCGTCTACAGGATGGACAGCGGAGAAATAAGGGTTGACG
This DNA window, taken from Calorimonas adulescens, encodes the following:
- the rbsD gene encoding D-ribose pyranase: MKKTTLINHRLSEVIAMMGHKDTITIADSGLPIPKGVERIDLALTRGIPSFLDTLRAVLSELNIEEAIVASEMKEVSPNIYDEVKEIIGDVPVREVSHEELKAMTRESMAVVRTGEYTSYCNIILKSGVVF